One region of Paenibacillus polymyxa M1 genomic DNA includes:
- the flhA gene encoding flagellar biosynthesis protein FlhA encodes MKIKDITVLAGVIGIVLMMILPIPSWLLDVLLVINISIALMILLVSMNTKEALQFSIFPSLLLITTLFRLALNISTTKLILGEGHAGEVVATFGSWIAGGQIAVGFVVFLILVVVQFIVITKGSERVAEVGARFTLDAMPGKQMSIDADLNAGLINEQQARERRSKIEREADFYGAMDGASKFVKGDAIASIIILIINLVGGFIIGMAVQGKGFQEALSTYSVLTIGDGLVSQIPALLISTASGLIVTRATSDGNLAEDLTGQLFSYPKLIYIVAATIALLGLFTPIHIITTLPLAILLFFAARRMQSNMERKQIADEQLEEEQQIEEVRSPESVINLLQVDPIEFEFGYGLIPLADTQQGGDLLDRIIMIRRQCALELGLVVPVIRIRDNIQLKPNEYVIKIKGNTVGGGELLLNHYLAMSPGYDDDSITGIETTEPAFGLPALWIDENTKDVAELSGYTVVDPPSVVATHLTETIKKHAHELLGRQETRSLVDNLKENYPVLVDDLIPSVLAIGDVQKVLAKLLKEKISIRDMVTIFETLADYGTYTKDPDVLTEYVRQALSRQITQQFAQQGETLRVITVGPGLEKKIAESVQQSEQGSYLALDPVSTQTVYQRMMEQINRLIQSGQQPIVLTSPTIRMYLRQVMERTMQDVPVLSYSELEPNVEIQSVGVVNL; translated from the coding sequence GTGAAAATAAAAGATATAACCGTCCTTGCAGGCGTCATCGGTATCGTTCTTATGATGATTCTCCCGATCCCTTCATGGCTGCTGGATGTCCTACTCGTCATTAATATTTCTATTGCTTTAATGATTTTGCTCGTATCAATGAACACGAAGGAAGCTTTACAATTTTCTATCTTTCCTTCATTGCTGCTCATTACAACGTTGTTTCGTTTGGCACTCAACATTTCTACGACCAAACTTATTTTAGGTGAGGGTCATGCCGGCGAAGTAGTTGCTACATTCGGTAGCTGGATTGCAGGCGGCCAAATTGCCGTCGGCTTTGTTGTCTTCCTCATTCTTGTGGTCGTACAGTTCATTGTTATCACCAAAGGATCGGAGCGGGTAGCAGAAGTGGGCGCCCGGTTTACATTGGATGCGATGCCAGGTAAACAAATGAGTATTGATGCTGATTTGAATGCAGGTCTGATTAATGAGCAACAAGCCCGTGAACGACGTAGTAAAATCGAACGGGAAGCGGATTTTTACGGAGCTATGGATGGTGCGAGTAAATTCGTTAAAGGCGATGCGATCGCCAGTATTATCATTTTGATCATTAACCTGGTGGGCGGCTTTATTATCGGTATGGCCGTTCAGGGAAAAGGATTTCAAGAAGCGCTGTCAACGTATTCTGTACTCACGATCGGTGATGGATTGGTTAGCCAGATTCCCGCGCTGCTCATATCCACGGCATCAGGCTTGATTGTTACGCGGGCTACGTCGGATGGCAACTTAGCAGAAGATTTAACCGGACAGCTCTTTTCATATCCAAAATTGATCTACATAGTGGCTGCCACCATTGCATTATTGGGCCTTTTCACGCCTATTCATATCATTACAACTCTTCCACTTGCGATTCTATTATTTTTTGCAGCGCGAAGAATGCAGAGCAATATGGAACGCAAGCAAATTGCTGATGAACAGCTGGAGGAGGAGCAACAAATCGAAGAGGTGCGTAGTCCGGAAAGTGTCATTAACTTGCTTCAAGTAGATCCGATTGAATTTGAATTTGGGTACGGGTTGATTCCGTTGGCGGATACACAGCAAGGCGGTGATTTACTGGATCGGATTATTATGATTCGCCGTCAATGCGCCTTGGAGCTGGGGTTGGTTGTGCCGGTCATTCGTATTCGGGACAACATTCAGCTCAAGCCTAACGAATATGTAATTAAAATTAAAGGCAATACGGTAGGCGGCGGAGAACTGTTGTTGAATCATTATCTGGCTATGAGTCCGGGATACGACGACGACTCTATTACAGGGATTGAAACGACAGAACCGGCTTTCGGATTGCCTGCACTCTGGATTGACGAGAACACCAAGGATGTTGCTGAGCTGTCAGGTTATACGGTAGTTGATCCACCTTCAGTTGTAGCTACTCATCTAACAGAGACGATCAAGAAACATGCCCATGAGTTGCTTGGCAGACAGGAAACACGTTCGCTGGTTGACAATCTCAAGGAGAATTACCCAGTGCTGGTGGACGACCTTATTCCTTCTGTGCTTGCGATTGGGGACGTACAAAAAGTGTTGGCCAAGCTGTTGAAAGAAAAAATCTCTATACGCGATATGGTGACTATATTCGAGACACTGGCTGACTATGGTACTTATACAAAAGATCCAGACGTGCTGACTGAATATGTTCGTCAAGCGTTATCACGTCAGATTACGCAGCAATTTGCACAGCAGGGAGAAACGTTGCGCGTTATTACTGTGGGACCAGGATTGGAGAAGAAAATTGCTGAGAGCGTGCAGCAGTCGGAGCAAGGTAGCTATTTGGCTCTTGATCCGGTGTCAACGCAAACGGTGTATCAAAGGATGATGGAGCAAATCAACCGCCTCATTCAATCTGGACAGCAGCCTATTGTGTTAACGTCACCGACAATACGTATGTATTTGCGGCAAGTGATGGAGCGGACGATGCAGGATGTCCCGGTGCTGTCGTACAGTGAGCTGGAGCCGAACGTTGAAATTCAAAGTGTCGGGGTGGTGAACTTATGA
- a CDS encoding chemotaxis protein CheA, translating into MDMNQYLNMFIDESNDHLQSLNENMLQLESNPTDLGIVQVIFRSAHTLKGMAATMGFEDLASLTHQMENVLDLVRNNKLAMHEFIFDTLFKGLDALESMVQHITEGGDGKADVSSIVSSLQSIVSGDFLKSGSNAAAEESPSAKAGTNDSAGLVLDQFQYSVLEQSISEGHRVHYIQVTISSESQLKAARAFMVFNTLENSGEIVKAYPSVQDIEQEKFEQSFSLYYITQKEVGELEKEIAGISEIDTVSVVQLDQESLKQMSEVTAGLAETAAVQEAPVAVQPTAPSQPQSPAAASVAKPAAGKAPVAKTAAPTHNRTIRVDIERLDVLMNLFSELLIDRVRLEQLASEASNPALTETVEHMSRVSSDLQNVVLKLRMVPVDTVFNRFPRMVRDLAKSLDKKLELVITGAETEMDRTVIDEIGDPLVHLLRNSVDHGIESVADRIAAGKPETGTVQLRAFHSGNNVFIEIEDDGNGINREKVLNSAISKGIMTAEQAASMTDEEAYQVLFAPGFSTAAVISDVSGRGVGLDVVKSKITALGGNVTVHSTLGQGTNFSVQLPLTLSIIAAMMIQIGSEKYAIPLSSIVETAIVKRKQIRSVHGNKMIAFRDSHIPLISLSQLFEVPDFNEDEEEETEVVVIRKGDRLAALSVQDFLGQSEIVLKNLGKYLPNIQGISGATILGDGQVALIIDPNVFIK; encoded by the coding sequence ATGGACATGAACCAATATTTAAACATGTTTATTGATGAGTCGAATGATCATCTGCAATCTCTTAACGAAAATATGCTTCAACTGGAAAGCAACCCAACCGATCTAGGCATCGTTCAGGTGATTTTCCGTTCTGCCCATACCCTCAAAGGAATGGCTGCTACGATGGGGTTTGAAGACCTGGCATCGCTCACTCACCAAATGGAAAACGTTCTTGATCTGGTACGTAACAACAAGCTGGCGATGCATGAATTTATATTCGATACCTTATTTAAAGGTTTGGATGCCCTGGAATCCATGGTGCAGCACATTACAGAGGGAGGCGATGGAAAAGCGGATGTCTCCTCTATTGTATCTTCATTACAATCCATCGTGAGCGGGGATTTCCTAAAGTCCGGCTCAAATGCCGCCGCTGAGGAGTCTCCTTCTGCAAAAGCGGGCACTAACGATAGTGCTGGATTGGTTTTGGACCAATTCCAGTATTCTGTACTGGAGCAATCGATTTCAGAAGGGCATCGTGTTCACTATATACAGGTAACAATTAGTTCAGAGAGCCAGCTGAAGGCAGCACGTGCCTTTATGGTATTTAACACATTGGAAAACTCTGGTGAAATTGTCAAGGCCTATCCATCCGTACAGGATATCGAGCAGGAAAAATTCGAACAAAGCTTCTCGTTATATTACATAACGCAGAAAGAAGTTGGGGAGCTGGAAAAGGAAATCGCGGGTATCTCTGAAATTGACACTGTCTCAGTGGTACAACTGGATCAGGAATCCCTTAAACAAATGAGCGAAGTTACTGCTGGACTCGCTGAGACAGCGGCGGTACAGGAAGCACCTGTTGCCGTGCAGCCAACCGCTCCATCCCAGCCGCAGTCTCCAGCTGCGGCCTCTGTCGCCAAGCCAGCCGCAGGTAAAGCGCCAGTAGCCAAGACGGCTGCTCCTACGCACAACCGTACGATTCGCGTAGATATTGAACGTCTGGATGTACTTATGAATTTATTCAGCGAGTTGCTCATTGACCGTGTGCGTTTAGAACAGTTAGCCAGTGAGGCTTCCAATCCAGCACTGACAGAAACGGTTGAGCATATGAGTCGTGTGAGCAGTGATTTGCAAAATGTTGTTCTTAAATTGCGGATGGTACCTGTAGATACTGTTTTCAACCGTTTCCCGCGTATGGTTCGCGATCTGGCCAAGTCGCTGGATAAAAAACTGGAATTGGTTATTACTGGAGCAGAGACTGAAATGGATCGGACTGTTATCGACGAAATTGGCGATCCTCTGGTGCATTTGCTTCGTAACTCCGTGGATCATGGCATCGAGTCAGTGGCCGACCGGATTGCAGCTGGCAAACCAGAAACTGGAACGGTTCAACTGCGTGCTTTTCATAGCGGTAATAACGTATTTATCGAGATTGAGGATGATGGGAACGGGATTAACCGTGAAAAGGTACTAAACAGTGCTATTTCCAAAGGGATTATGACAGCAGAACAAGCAGCTTCAATGACCGACGAGGAAGCTTATCAAGTATTGTTTGCTCCAGGCTTTAGTACAGCTGCAGTCATTTCAGACGTATCAGGACGCGGTGTCGGTCTGGATGTTGTTAAATCCAAAATCACTGCTTTGGGTGGTAATGTTACGGTTCACTCCACATTGGGCCAGGGCACTAATTTCTCTGTACAATTGCCGCTGACTCTATCCATTATTGCAGCCATGATGATACAGATCGGTTCTGAAAAATATGCGATTCCTTTGTCTTCCATTGTGGAAACTGCGATCGTCAAACGTAAGCAAATCCGTTCTGTGCATGGCAATAAGATGATTGCTTTCCGCGATTCTCATATCCCGCTTATCTCCTTGAGTCAGCTGTTTGAGGTACCGGACTTCAACGAAGATGAAGAAGAAGAGACAGAGGTCGTGGTCATCCGTAAGGGAGACCGTCTGGCAGCTCTTTCCGTACAGGACTTTTTGGGACAAAGTGAAATCGTCCTTAAAAATCTGGGCAAGTATCTTCCAAACATCCAAGGAATTTCAGGTGCTACGATTCTGGGTGACGGTCAGGTTGCTTTGATCATTGACCCGAATGTTTTCATTAAATAA
- a CDS encoding chemotaxis protein CheW, with amino-acid sequence MGEEIKVIVFKLGEEEYGVEVEKVQSIERMVPITRVPRTYDFVKGVFNMRGVVIPVIDLRGRFGLPEAEYTDQTRIIIVAVGEMQVGFIVDSANDVIDLNTDNIETPPEVVGGVKAKYLRGVAKIGEERLLIMLNLSEVLNRSEMNQLEGLED; translated from the coding sequence ATGGGAGAAGAAATTAAAGTTATCGTATTTAAGCTTGGTGAAGAAGAATACGGTGTTGAAGTAGAAAAAGTCCAATCTATTGAACGCATGGTGCCGATTACACGAGTTCCGAGAACTTACGATTTTGTTAAAGGCGTATTCAACATGAGAGGCGTGGTTATTCCGGTTATTGATCTTCGTGGCCGTTTTGGATTACCTGAAGCTGAATATACCGATCAAACCCGTATTATTATCGTTGCTGTGGGCGAAATGCAAGTCGGCTTTATCGTGGATTCAGCGAATGATGTAATTGACCTGAATACTGACAACATTGAGACACCACCGGAAGTGGTTGGCGGAGTTAAGGCGAAATACCTTCGCGGAGTTGCTAAAATTGGTGAAGAACGCCTGTTGATTATGCTGAACTTGTCCGAAGTTTTGAACCGTAGCGAAATGAACCAACTGGAAGGTTTAGAGGATTAA
- the fliQ gene encoding flagellar biosynthesis protein FliQ: MTSEFIISLAGQAVYIVLKVSAPMLILGLVVGLIISIFQATTQIQEQTLAFVPKIVAVLLALLLFGPWILTTLVDFTYNILDNLYKYIG; the protein is encoded by the coding sequence ATGACTTCGGAGTTTATTATTTCCCTGGCTGGGCAAGCGGTATACATTGTACTCAAGGTGAGTGCTCCGATGCTGATTTTGGGGCTAGTCGTGGGTTTGATCATCAGTATTTTTCAAGCGACAACTCAAATTCAGGAGCAGACACTGGCCTTTGTTCCGAAGATTGTCGCCGTATTGCTGGCATTGCTTTTGTTCGGGCCCTGGATATTGACCACATTAGTGGACTTTACGTATAACATTCTGGACAATTTGTACAAATATATAGGTTAG
- the fliR gene encoding flagellar biosynthetic protein FliR, whose amino-acid sequence MNILLQSFPVFLLIFCRITSFFVVAPIFSTRGVPNIFKVGISGFLALVVYLTYGTHQQVPTDVAYVLLVGREVLIGLLLGFTAYLFMTAIQTAGSFIDLQVGFGMASVFDPMTGASTPLTGNFKFAIAVLFFLSINGHHHLLNAILYSYDWVPLTNDFFIKLYGGSVTEFLVRSFAESFMLAFQIAAPIVVATFLTDVGLGFLAKTAPQFNIFVIGVPLKIIVGLFMLLLLMPSFAFIFERLFSVMFESMRNLLDIMGNRP is encoded by the coding sequence ATGAACATATTGTTGCAGAGTTTTCCTGTTTTTTTGCTGATTTTTTGTCGGATTACCTCGTTTTTTGTAGTAGCGCCTATTTTTTCAACCCGAGGGGTACCTAATATCTTTAAGGTGGGAATTTCAGGATTTCTAGCTTTGGTCGTGTATCTTACTTATGGTACGCATCAACAGGTGCCGACCGATGTAGCGTATGTGCTGTTAGTAGGGCGTGAGGTGCTGATTGGGTTGTTGCTGGGGTTTACTGCATATTTGTTCATGACAGCGATCCAAACCGCAGGTTCATTTATAGACCTACAGGTGGGGTTCGGAATGGCCAGTGTATTTGATCCCATGACAGGGGCTTCAACGCCTCTTACGGGTAATTTCAAGTTCGCCATAGCTGTATTGTTCTTTTTGAGCATAAACGGGCATCATCATCTGCTAAACGCTATTTTATACAGTTATGATTGGGTACCACTGACCAATGATTTTTTTATAAAGCTGTATGGTGGCAGTGTAACTGAATTTCTGGTGCGTTCTTTTGCGGAATCATTTATGTTGGCCTTTCAAATTGCTGCTCCCATTGTAGTAGCGACCTTTTTAACGGATGTGGGACTCGGCTTTTTAGCTAAAACAGCACCGCAATTTAACATTTTTGTCATTGGTGTGCCGCTTAAAATTATTGTGGGATTGTTCATGTTATTGCTTCTCATGCCAAGTTTTGCTTTTATATTCGAAAGATTGTTTTCTGTGATGTTCGAATCCATGCGCAACTTGTTGGATATTATGGGTAATCGTCCTTAA
- the flhF gene encoding flagellar biosynthesis protein FlhF: protein MRVKRYVVDTMPEAMLQIRGDLGTDAVILSTKEVKVGGFMGMFSKKKIEVVAAVEEQQPPKPRRAERSSHQLAQASSPLMNTPEKPEKPLVPVVPRQAAPEAYRRVTQQIAGSSKEGQAELTVNTEQAASATEHLSPRSANNLETISQAFDQEILLSNLKSSSELHKRPIEASVPDKSGAEENQALLNELREMKAMMTRFSRNSSMESTWPEALQEICEHVLEQEVERDLLEYWIEQVYVRRSEHPFAPETFDWEQAFREEVTSFIQTRLDKGISQDTKIVYVAGPTGVGKTTTIAKLAAEQLFKHHRKVGFITSDTYRISAVEQLRTYATILNVPLEVVQSPGDVQRAIQRLEHCDLILMDTAGRNYRNELLVSELQSLLSPINESETYLVLSLTSKSRDMLNITGHFSKFGLGKVVFTKMDETGSCGGMFNLLHQFPMQLAYITNGQNVPDDLLHPDAEMVTNMLLGAKGSSGVNGDSI, encoded by the coding sequence ATGAGGGTGAAACGATATGTAGTGGATACCATGCCAGAAGCCATGCTGCAAATCAGGGGTGACTTAGGAACAGATGCCGTCATTTTAAGTACAAAGGAAGTGAAGGTCGGCGGTTTTATGGGGATGTTCAGTAAAAAGAAAATTGAAGTGGTTGCTGCAGTTGAGGAGCAGCAACCTCCAAAGCCTCGGCGGGCTGAACGCTCGTCACACCAGCTTGCCCAGGCTTCTTCGCCTCTAATGAACACCCCTGAGAAGCCGGAAAAACCATTAGTCCCTGTGGTCCCCAGACAAGCAGCTCCAGAAGCTTATCGACGGGTTACACAACAGATAGCCGGTAGTTCCAAAGAAGGACAAGCTGAATTAACGGTTAATACAGAACAAGCTGCATCAGCAACTGAGCATTTGTCGCCTAGGTCTGCTAATAACCTGGAGACTATATCTCAGGCATTTGATCAAGAAATATTGCTTTCGAACCTGAAATCATCCAGTGAGCTGCATAAACGGCCAATCGAAGCAAGTGTTCCAGACAAGAGTGGAGCTGAGGAAAATCAGGCTTTGCTTAATGAATTACGGGAAATGAAAGCGATGATGACTCGGTTTTCCAGAAACTCTTCGATGGAAAGTACTTGGCCGGAGGCGCTGCAAGAGATTTGTGAGCATGTGTTGGAACAGGAAGTGGAACGTGATTTACTGGAATATTGGATCGAACAGGTATATGTCCGTCGAAGTGAGCACCCTTTTGCACCTGAAACTTTTGATTGGGAACAAGCCTTTCGTGAGGAAGTGACCAGTTTTATACAGACAAGACTGGATAAAGGAATTTCCCAAGATACCAAAATTGTGTATGTTGCAGGCCCTACCGGAGTAGGAAAAACGACAACCATTGCGAAGTTGGCTGCGGAACAGTTGTTCAAGCATCATCGCAAAGTTGGATTTATTACATCTGACACGTACCGAATTTCAGCCGTCGAGCAACTGCGTACATATGCAACGATTTTAAATGTACCGCTTGAAGTTGTGCAATCTCCCGGTGACGTCCAAAGAGCTATTCAACGTCTGGAGCATTGTGACTTGATCCTCATGGATACTGCAGGGCGAAATTATCGTAATGAACTGCTTGTATCAGAACTGCAAAGTCTGCTTTCACCTATTAATGAAAGTGAGACGTATCTGGTACTCAGCCTGACATCCAAAAGCAGGGATATGCTCAATATAACTGGACATTTCAGTAAGTTTGGCCTTGGTAAGGTTGTATTTACCAAGATGGATGAGACAGGCAGTTGTGGCGGAATGTTTAATCTTTTGCACCAGTTTCCGATGCAGTTGGCCTATATTACTAATGGACAAAATGTTCCTGACGACCTGCTTCATCCCGATGCAGAAATGGTGACAAATATGCTGCTTGGAGCCAAAGGATCATCAGGAGTTAACGGAGATTCCATATGA
- the flhB gene encoding flagellar biosynthesis protein FlhB: protein MSGLEERSLSFKYAMNLQLFSGEKTEKATPKKKQDARQKGQVAKSMELPAAGVLLVTFFCLMIFGGYFKDHAVRLFRDIFVNRLSMEVTPNTTLLMMGEYGVQILIMLAPIFVGAIVIGIAANYMQIGFLLTGEGITPKFSKIDPIKGFKNIFSMRSLVEFLKSVLKMTVIGYLVYSVLWKTKADLPKLAEMSGDQMLSFTASLTMELGLKIGVVLFILAILDYMYQRYEHEKNLKMSKQDIKDEYKKMEGDPLIKGKIRERQRRMAMQRMMQEVPNADVIITNPTHFAVALKYDGSEMEAPQIIAKGQDYVALRIKEIAKQSGVITMENKPLARALFQRAEIGDAIPADLFQAVAEVLAYVYKLKGKVK, encoded by the coding sequence ATGTCTGGTCTGGAGGAACGTAGTTTGTCATTTAAATATGCTATGAACCTGCAGTTGTTCTCAGGGGAAAAAACGGAAAAAGCTACACCCAAGAAGAAACAGGATGCAAGACAAAAAGGGCAGGTTGCCAAGAGCATGGAGTTGCCCGCTGCTGGTGTCTTGCTGGTTACGTTTTTTTGCCTCATGATTTTCGGCGGGTATTTTAAGGATCATGCGGTCCGCTTGTTTCGGGATATTTTTGTGAATCGGCTGTCTATGGAAGTAACACCGAATACAACGCTGCTGATGATGGGTGAGTATGGTGTGCAAATCTTGATTATGCTGGCTCCTATTTTTGTTGGTGCCATTGTCATCGGGATAGCAGCGAATTACATGCAGATCGGTTTTTTATTAACCGGAGAGGGCATTACACCCAAGTTTAGCAAGATTGATCCGATTAAAGGCTTTAAAAATATTTTTTCCATGAGGTCATTGGTTGAATTCCTGAAATCTGTTTTAAAAATGACTGTAATTGGTTATCTGGTGTACAGCGTACTTTGGAAAACAAAGGCTGACCTACCCAAACTAGCTGAGATGTCCGGCGACCAGATGTTGAGTTTTACGGCTTCATTAACAATGGAACTGGGACTCAAAATTGGTGTGGTGCTGTTCATTTTAGCGATATTGGATTATATGTATCAACGTTATGAGCATGAGAAAAATCTGAAAATGTCCAAACAGGACATCAAGGATGAGTACAAGAAAATGGAGGGTGACCCACTGATCAAAGGGAAAATTCGCGAGCGACAGCGCCGTATGGCTATGCAGCGCATGATGCAGGAGGTTCCTAATGCAGATGTCATCATCACCAACCCTACGCACTTTGCTGTGGCTTTGAAATATGACGGTTCGGAGATGGAAGCGCCGCAGATTATTGCGAAAGGACAAGATTATGTCGCGCTCCGAATTAAGGAAATTGCCAAGCAAAGCGGCGTTATAACGATGGAAAACAAGCCGCTGGCGCGGGCGCTGTTTCAAAGAGCCGAAATCGGGGATGCGATACCAGCTGATCTTTTTCAGGCCGTTGCCGAAGTGCTGGCGTATGTATATAAATTAAAAGGTAAAGTGAAATAA
- a CDS encoding chemotaxis protein CheB, whose amino-acid sequence MCAYRVLVVDDSAFMRKIITDLIVRDESFNIVGTAANGREAVEKVKELQPDLVTMDVEMPEMNGLEALPLIMAAHPLPVIMLSGINEQGMKETIMALEAGAFDFIRKPSIAHAQDIEQVSKALLEQMHTAMQAVRSRLERKEANERKAALEQAKKTPMEKPPGQAVTEKRAGSQASADKPPVVPLASPPAASAQPKKDAGKSVPTAAKQETKKQLSGTAATADRIDKPAVQPRKPVQAPHVQKKEDLSMGTGITSGQLKSSEPTAGKSMQGKDKAGLVKPESRKTVTSSASSTPAATTPPVTAPTVPAAPKGLSLKKGVHTSSFRKLVAVGCSTGGPRALKTLLERIPGDFPAPIVIVQHMPPNFTRSLAQRLNTLSPLRVVEAEQGMTLETGTAYIAPGGYQLRIVPGAGGKYTVSLKMEEARNGHRPSVDTMFESLLSLTSLERHLVLLTGMGSDGAKMMKKLYDAGVQSTFAENEETCVVYGMPRSAVELKCVRHLLPMQEIAPKLVQVVK is encoded by the coding sequence ATGTGTGCTTACCGGGTGCTGGTTGTAGATGATTCGGCCTTTATGCGCAAAATTATTACAGATCTAATTGTAAGGGATGAGTCGTTCAACATCGTAGGTACAGCCGCCAATGGCAGAGAGGCTGTAGAGAAAGTGAAAGAATTGCAGCCTGATTTGGTCACCATGGATGTCGAAATGCCTGAAATGAATGGTCTTGAAGCGTTGCCACTGATTATGGCAGCCCATCCGCTACCTGTCATTATGCTGTCAGGCATCAATGAACAAGGCATGAAGGAGACCATCATGGCTTTGGAGGCAGGGGCTTTTGATTTTATAAGAAAGCCTTCCATTGCTCATGCGCAAGATATTGAGCAGGTGAGCAAGGCATTGCTCGAACAGATGCATACTGCTATGCAAGCAGTACGCAGCCGCTTGGAGCGCAAGGAAGCTAATGAACGCAAAGCTGCATTGGAACAAGCGAAAAAAACGCCAATGGAAAAGCCACCTGGACAGGCTGTGACTGAGAAACGAGCTGGAAGTCAAGCTTCGGCAGACAAGCCTCCTGTTGTTCCGCTTGCTTCTCCACCTGCTGCATCGGCTCAGCCAAAGAAAGATGCTGGGAAGTCCGTCCCAACAGCTGCCAAGCAGGAAACTAAAAAACAGCTGTCTGGAACAGCTGCTACAGCTGATCGCATAGACAAGCCAGCTGTTCAGCCAAGGAAACCAGTGCAAGCACCTCATGTGCAGAAGAAAGAAGACTTGTCCATGGGTACGGGAATAACGTCGGGACAACTGAAGAGCTCTGAGCCGACCGCTGGCAAATCGATGCAGGGTAAGGATAAAGCAGGGTTGGTCAAGCCGGAATCACGGAAGACGGTAACTTCATCAGCTTCTTCCACTCCTGCGGCTACAACGCCTCCAGTAACAGCACCTACAGTTCCAGCCGCACCAAAGGGATTGTCACTTAAAAAAGGTGTACACACGTCCAGCTTTCGAAAACTGGTGGCGGTCGGATGTTCTACGGGCGGACCACGGGCGCTGAAGACGCTGTTGGAGCGCATCCCTGGGGATTTTCCAGCTCCAATCGTTATCGTTCAGCATATGCCGCCAAACTTCACTCGTTCGCTAGCCCAACGGTTGAATACGTTGAGTCCACTACGAGTGGTGGAGGCTGAGCAGGGGATGACGCTGGAGACGGGAACAGCCTACATCGCTCCAGGGGGATATCAGCTAAGAATTGTGCCTGGAGCCGGTGGTAAATACACTGTGTCACTGAAGATGGAGGAGGCTCGCAATGGTCACCGTCCTTCCGTAGATACGATGTTCGAATCACTGCTCTCGTTAACCTCGCTGGAAAGACATCTAGTATTGCTTACTGGAATGGGGAGCGACGGGGCTAAAATGATGAAAAAGCTTTATGACGCTGGGGTTCAATCCACATTTGCTGAAAATGAGGAGACTTGTGTAGTGTACGGAATGCCCCGCTCAGCAGTTGAATTAAAATGTGTGCGCCACCTTCTGCCAATGCAGGAGATCGCCCCCAAGCTTGTACAAGTTGTGAAATAA
- a CDS encoding MinD/ParA family protein, protein MSDQAQSLRQMASSLDKYRLPPRNRHAKIITITSGKGGVGKSNFTLNFALALQSLGRKVLVFDADIGMANIDVLMGAHSQYNLLHLLKREKSIDEIIQTGIGGLPYIAGGSGLSELFALSDENLNYFAEEVEKMAADMDYILFDTGAGLSKENLKFITSADECMVVTTPEPTSLTDAYALIKVVNGLQKDTVFKIIVNRADNDNEARQVADKIALVAKRFLEIEIPLLGHISDDTHVMQAVKRQVPFMVAFPGCTASRDVLNLAHRFAAMPQVPQSGALSGIKGFMQKWLRRSMH, encoded by the coding sequence ATGAGTGATCAAGCCCAATCACTTAGACAAATGGCTTCATCCTTGGATAAGTATCGATTACCCCCACGTAATCGTCACGCAAAAATTATAACGATTACCAGTGGTAAAGGCGGGGTGGGCAAATCCAATTTTACGCTGAACTTTGCTTTGGCCCTGCAATCTCTTGGTCGAAAAGTACTTGTGTTTGATGCTGACATCGGTATGGCTAATATTGATGTGTTGATGGGGGCCCACTCACAATACAATCTTCTTCATCTGTTAAAACGTGAAAAATCCATTGATGAAATTATTCAAACGGGTATAGGTGGTTTGCCTTATATTGCTGGAGGCTCAGGCTTAAGCGAACTGTTTGCATTATCAGATGAGAATCTGAATTATTTTGCTGAAGAAGTAGAAAAAATGGCAGCTGACATGGATTATATTCTTTTTGATACAGGTGCAGGTTTATCCAAAGAAAATCTTAAATTCATCACTTCAGCTGACGAATGTATGGTAGTAACCACCCCAGAACCGACGTCCTTAACAGATGCGTATGCATTAATTAAAGTCGTCAACGGGTTGCAGAAAGATACGGTATTCAAAATTATAGTCAATCGTGCCGATAACGATAATGAGGCCCGTCAAGTTGCTGATAAGATCGCACTTGTTGCGAAACGCTTTTTGGAGATCGAAATCCCGCTGCTTGGACATATCAGTGATGATACTCATGTCATGCAGGCAGTCAAAAGACAAGTACCTTTTATGGTTGCTTTTCCGGGATGTACGGCTTCAAGAGATGTACTGAATCTGGCACACCGTTTTGCAGCAATGCCACAGGTTCCACAATCAGGTGCATTGAGTGGAATTAAAGGATTTATGCAAAAATGGTTGCGGCGTTCTATGCATTGA